A stretch of Polypterus senegalus isolate Bchr_013 chromosome 3, ASM1683550v1, whole genome shotgun sequence DNA encodes these proteins:
- the tdrd15 gene encoding tudor domain-containing protein 15, whose product MEVSKENRSDTDAVLPLPYSVWSVELKLTHVDCNPNQPLVHFQGQHLLVCELDYNILHSEIQNAVKIQGTAEIGTFCLVEDCFSGQWYRGRVHHRCGKMFDVFLLDYGSILSCDESHIASASDDHLILPPKIVCGFFANILPNGETWDSIAMKYFSKLIGQEIKGYIQAVLPCKVLILEIPDIKKELLQQGSGKTVDRNTFLVIVEMLTELSVKDWKPIPHLLSERNLTQKKNPVQQDSFQGLLNIFPYCLPELNIGEKLSVKITAASTLSLFFCQLMNKARDLEVLTQKLKHFCESYIGDFKENNSGISDRLCAVKGKSNMWYRGLIQHVLPNGNIVVFFLDFGYSDIVKSDHILPVVKDFFSEPVMAFPCTLTCLAEQDEELLKLQTDQLKDGLLGGIVLACVDRFSVAQSRYYVTLFSLHNSSEKKNQGTLSIDHPITTTNMNTLPEVSHVFDLSIKRLDDSCFCENMEFKENSSFVGYIEHILHPSHFWMRSDDRNAEFEDMMEEINNLYSGKELEDNILQTLIPGVWCCAMFDKDWTYYRAVIVDIFEQGAEVFFVDFGNTEMVPFMYIKEMPCELSKIPAFAFPCSLAHVVPIEDVWTVKATDVFKKLVMNKVLLVRVALIQKDKYIVDIHDKENNKISVASALAMAGHAEYWKNTTINVNFKEKKQMESSCHHLQKKELGSNSWKKTSENLPLREDALKQQTIPASKIPQAQNRFLTKQDGKMVLPTQCLSKHKLFIKPLIFKPGMVVDVIVSLIISPFEFWCQLKNQSSKFKLLVGQLQQYYRVNNFVFQPDENVCIAKCARNGQWHRGFITRYCGSSVDVFFVDLGVTETKPICEIQAIKPEFTHLEGQAFRCSFYLLIEPTVDFPYWNENACKIFKEMVENSNSLFTCTILGLVSKGKILCCIVDMKNHFFVANQFLIDSGVARKTENLCITSAFFHTYLYCSFNLMLGNEEKVHITHVKSPFELYCQLDRNSQMLEDLMSKVSKVASERQNQSSSDIQWKLCLALYSRDGFWYRGLCHPLPSPLHFNVHFVDYGNMEIIEKKNIIPILAKEKDLIYTPVQAVKCSLLNIPKGELIPEVLAYLEENILNKTLNAIISGKETDGSIVVELYDGKIQVNKKVKEIIDKNFQKSDSLRRQLHKICNINHRAVHLEKYCTSDTTKMKQSQKNQKVSVIRTDILCKAVSECSLMNVMPKKTPELECTQKKPRFRKENKYTGVMHINRDCKSTCEKECNTPEYSDLPSRKFNTGWKTDACISHVNSIFDFFIQLAKDKFSIVNMGKELSDSLNKQKEHFVGHVKINDLVALESENHETFYRAVVKNLSSNSQLLVELIDYGKGILADKSKLYKIPYNFVKKPRLSIHCCSFKSDLVGSDFPFRVEIPEQPVRVQFVKEQGERWVVNINITEAGFLSPQNSTLQSSDLKKKNPENLSHPDDTFPAEQLCAKENGKNIYMQDINVSSEFARKKRTESKTDFSVKPHIQNIIEIPCMDLNIKQKEACILLFVLRNGDVYANLIKNDNFSWVTPYIMEHLQKCCSVTVEDVRERLHYLGVPKTYGLCYRAKLNHITLTDKVTFFIINCDDIESYSLSKIKQLHSNLRSGLKEIILCDLKGSEPLKEISEILISHLKNFSSHPFEAAFLSAFGDPVVQQVNIRVNEMSNIVTQLAGAERCCPLLRLFTPSYNFEKNLIPEPQYFFESVQTDGEYLGYAAEAALPFEFYFHLEDSSEKMTTLYAMLQQLPEDLPNLPAKFIHQGVPCLIKCEIKGMWCRAVIKAIFSTFILVLLVDYGNKILVSEIGKLKQIPKLLVTVPCNVMPCLLKGVEPVNGMKWREEAVTFFQDCLFQQQLLVCFRQRTCKGVWEVDVRINDVDVAQMMIAAGQAVFVQSNFLQQLKPRQLHYPELEQEANENNMLKQTCLAPSKKPQPQNKVPNCNII is encoded by the coding sequence gtCAGACACCGATGCTGTCCTTCCTTTGCCTTATTCTGTCTGGTCAGTGGAGCTGAAACTAACTCATGTTGACTGTAATCCTAACCAGCCTCTGGTACATTTTCAGGGTCAACATTTATTGGTGTGTGAACTTGACTATAATATTTTACATTCTGAAATACAAAACGCTGTTAAAATCCAAGGAACTGCAGAGATTGGTACCTTTTGTTTGGTAGAAGATTGTTTTTCTGGACAGTGGTACAGAGGAAGAGTTCATCACAGATGTGGTAAAATGTTTGACGTGTTTCTTCTTGATTATGGCAGCATTTTATCTTGTGATGAGAGTCATATTGCATCTGCTTCTGATGATCATTTAATTTTACCACCCAAAATTGTGTGTGGattttttgcaaacattttgCCAAATGGTGAAACGTGGGATAGCATTGCTAtgaagtatttttcaaaattaattggGCAAGAAATCAAAGGATACATTCAAGCAGTTTTACCATGCAAAGTGCTTATACTGGAAATACCTGACATTAAGAAAGAATTATTACAACAAGGTTCTGGAAAGACAGTTGACAGGAATACATTTTTGGTTATTGTGGAAATGTTAACAGAGTTAtcagttaaagactggaaaccTATTCCCCATCTGTTAAGTGAAAGAAATCTTACTCAAAAGAAAAATCCTGTTCAACAAGATTCTTTTCAGggtcttttaaatatatttcccTATTGCCTTCCTGAATTGAACATTGGTGAAAAGCTAAGTGTTAAAATAACTGCAGCATCAACACttagtttgtttttctgtcagctAATGAACAAAGCAAGAGATCTCGAAGTTCTTACACAGAAACTGAAACATTTCTGTGAATCCTACATTGgagattttaaagaaaacaatagtGGAATCTCTGACCGACTATGTGCAGTTAAAGGAAAAAGCAATATGTGGTATAGAGGACTTATTCAGCACGTTCTGCCTAATGGcaatatagttgttttttttttggattttgggtATTCAGACATTGTAAAGTCAGATCACATTCTTCCTGTTGTAAAAGATTTCTTTTCTGAGCCGGTGATGGCTTTTCCATGTACATTGACTTGTTtagcagaacaagatgaagaattACTGAAACTGCAGACTGACCAATTAAAAGATGGACTATTAGGAGGAATTGTGCTTGCTTGTGTGGATCGTTTCAGTGTTGCTCAGAGCAGATATTATGTAACTCTTTTTAGCTTACATAACAgctctgagaaaaaaaatcaagggaCTTTGTCCATTGATCACCCCATTACAACTACTAATATGAATACCCTTCCTGAAGTTTCACATGTATTTGATTTATCAATAAAAAGACTTGATGATTCATGCTTTTGTGAAAACATGGAATTTAAGGAGAATTCTAGTTTTGTGGGATATATAGAACATATTCTTCACCCATCACATTTCTGGATGAGATCTGATGATCGAAATGCTGAGTTTGAAGATATGATGGAAGAAATCAATAATTTATATAGTGGTAAGGAGTTGGAAGACAATATTCTGCAAACCTTAATTCCAGGTGTTTGGTGTTGTGCCATGTTTGATAAAGACTGGACTTACTACAGGGCTGTTATTGTAGATATTTTTGAACAAGGAGCAGAAGTGTTCTTTGTGGATTTTGGCAATACGGAAATGGTgccatttatgtatattaaagaaatgCCTTGTGAGTTATCCAAGATACCAGCATTTGCTTTTCCTTGTTCTCTTGCACATGTGGTTCCCATTGAAGATGTCTGGACAGTAAAGGCAACAGATGTTTTCAAAAAATTAGTCATGAATAAAGTCCTCCTAGTGCGCGTTGCTTTGATACAGAAAGATAAATATATTGTGGATATACatgacaaagaaaataataaaataagtgtgGCTAGTGCATTAGCCATGGCCGGACATGCAGAGTACTggaaaaacacaacaataaatgtaaattttaaggaaaaaaagcaaatggAAAGCTCCTGtcatcatttacaaaaaaaagagttAGGTTCTAACAGTTGGAAAAAAACAAGTGAGAATCTTCCTTTAAGGGAAGAtgctttgaaacagcaaacaatTCCTGCATCAAAGATTCCCCAAGCACAAAACAGATTTTTGACTAAGCAAGATGGGAAAATGGTGTTACCAACTCAGTGTTTGTCTAAACATAAATTATTCATCAAGCCACTGATTTTCAAACCTGGAATGGTGGTTGATGTAATTGTGTCCCTTATTATCTCTCCTTTTGAATTTTGGTGCCAGTTAAAAAATCAGTCCTCTAAATTTAAACTGTTAGTGGGTCAACTTCAGCAATACTATCGGGTTAATAATTTTGTCTTCCAGCCAGATGAAAATGTTTGCATTGCAAAGTGCGCAAGGAATGGACAATGGCACAGAGGATTTATTACTCGCTACTGTGGTAGTTCAGTAGATGTCTTTTTTGTTGATCTTGGTGTAACAGAAACAAAACCAATCTGTGAGATTCAGGCAATCAAACCTGAGTTTACCCATCTTGAAGGACAAGCATTTCGCTGTagcttttatttacttattgagcCCACTGTGGACTTTCCTTACTGGAATGAGAAtgcttgtaaaatatttaaagaaatggtTGAAAACAGTAATTCACTTTTCACATGTACAATACTTGGACTAGTATCCAAAGGTAAAATTTTGTGCTGTATTGTAGATATGAAGAATCATTTTTTTGTTGCCAATCAGTTTCTTATTGACAGTGGTGTTGctagaaaaactgaaaatttgtGTATCACATCTGCTTTTTTTCATACTTACTTATACTGTAGCTTTAATTTGATGCTTGGAAATGAAGAAAAAGTACATATTACCCACGTGAAAAGTCCCTTTGAACTGTACTGTCAGTTGGATAGAAATTCACAAATGCTTGAAGACTTAATGTCAAAAGTCTCCAAAGTGGCCAGTGAACGCCAAAACCAAAGCAGTTCTGATATTCAGTGGAAACTTTGTCTGGCTTTATATAGTAGGGATGGATTTTGGTACAGAGGTTTGTGTCACCCATTGCCATCACctttacattttaatgtgcattttGTTGATTATGGAAATATGGAGATAATAGAGAAGAAAAACATTATTCCTATTCTTGCTAAAGAAAAAGATCTGATCTACACGCCTGTACAGGCTGTAAAGTGCTCCCTGTTAAATATTCCCAAAGGAGAATTGATACCAGAAGTGCTTGCCTATCTggaggaaaatattttaaacaaaacactaaatgctatAATTTCTGGGAAGGAGACTGATGGAAGCATTGTTGTAGAACTTTATGATGGAAAGATACAGGTTAATAAAAAGGTAAAGGAAATAATTGATAAGAATTTCCAAAAGTCTGATTCGTTGAGGAGACAGTTACATAAAATATGTAACATTAATCACAGAGCTGTACATTTAGAAAAGTATTGTACTTCTGAtacaactaaaatgaaacaaagtCAAAAGAATCAAAAGGTCAGTGTAATTCGGACAGACATACTCTGTAAAGCAGTCAGTGAGTGTAGCTTAATGAATGTTAtgcccaagaagactccagaatTGGAATGCACACAAAAGAAACCTCGCTTTCGAAAGGAAAATAAGTATACAGGTGTAATGCATATTAACAGAGACTGCAAATCTACATGTGAAAAAGAGTGTAATACCCCAGAGTATTCTGACCTTCCAAGTAGGAAATTTAACACTGGGTGGAAAACAGATGCATGCATTTCTCATGTAAACagtatttttgatttctttatccAACTTGCAAAGGACAAATTTTCAATTGTAAATATGGGGAAGGAACTCAGTGATAgcttaaataaacagaaagagcACTTTGTTGGACATGTCAAGATTAATGATTTGGTAGCACTGGAATCTGAGAATCATGAGACTTTCTATCGTGCAGTTGTTAAGAATTTGTCCTCTAATTCACAGCTTCTTGTTGAACTTATTGACTATGGAAAAGGTATTTTGGCAGATAAAAGTAAATTGTATAAGATTCCttataattttgtaaaaaaaccTAGACTAAGCATCCATTGTTGTTCATTTAAATCAGACCTTGTGGGTAGTGACTTCCCTTTTAGAGTAGAAATACCAGAACAACCAGTCCGTGTCCAGTTTGTGAAGGAACAGGGTGAACGGTGGGTAGTAAATATAAACATTACTGAAGCAGGATTTCTCTCTCCCCAAAATTCAACACTGCAGTCATccgatttgaaaaagaaaaatcctgAAAACCTCTCCCATCCTGATGATACTTTTCCAGCTGAACAACTTTGtgcaaaagagaatggaaaaaacatttatatgcagGATATAAATGTTTCTAGTGAATTTGCTagaaaaaagagaacagaatcTAAGACAGATTTTTCAGTGAAACCGCACATACAAAATATAATTGAAATTCCCTGCATGGACTTAAATATCAAGCAGAAGGaagcttgcattttgttatttgtgCTAAGAAATGGAGATGTATATGCTAACCTTATTAAGAACGATAACTTTTCTTGGGTGACACCATATATAATGGAGCATTTACAGAAATGCTGCTCTGTGACAGTGGAAGATGTAAGAGAGCGACTTCATTATTTAGGAGTACCTAAAACATACGGATTATGCTACAGAGCAAAACTCAACCACATAACTCTGACAGATaaagttactttttttattatcaaTTGTGATGACATTGAATCGTATTCTTTGAGCAAAATAAAGCAACTACACAGTAACCTGAGAAGTGGACTcaaggaaattattttatgtgattTGAAAGGCAGTGAACCTCTGAAAGAAATATCAGAAATACTAATATCTCATTTGAAAAATTTCAGCAGTCATCCTTTTGAGGCTGCATTTCTTTCAGCTTTTGGTGATCCTGTTGTACAACAGGTTAACATACGAGTAAATGAAATGTCTAATATAGTAACACAACTTGCAGGTGCAGAAAGGTGTTGTCCTTTGCTTAGGTTATTTACACCATCTTACAACTTTGAAAAGAATTTAATACCAGAACCACAATATTTCTTTGAATCTGTCCAGACTGACGGAGAGTACTTGGGATATGCAGCAGAGGCTGCACTTCCATTCgaattttactttcatttggAAGACTCTTCTGAAAAAATGACTACTTTATACGCAATGTTACAACAGCTTCCAGAGGATTTACCAAATTTACCAGCAAAGTTCATACATCAAGGAGTTCCTTGTCTaattaaatgtgaaattaaaGGCATGTGGTGCAGGGCTGTGATTAAAGCCATATTTAGCACATTTATTTTGGTACTACTTGTTGATTATGGAAATAAAATCTTAGTATCAGAAATAGGTAAACTAAAGCAAATTCCCAAGTTACTTGTCACAGTACCTTGTAATGTAATGCCATGTTTACTTAAAGGTGTGGAGCCAGTAAATGGGATGAAATGGAGAGAGGAAGCAGTTACATTTTTTCAAGACTGTCTTTTTCAGCAACAACTTTTAGTTTGTTTTAGACAGAGAACCTGTAAGGGGGTGTGGGAAGTGGATGTTAGGATAAATGATGTTGATGTAGCTCAAATGATGATTGCTGCTGGGCAAGCTGTATTTGTACAAAGCAATTTTCTTCAGCAGCTTAAACCTAGACAGTTACATTATCCTGAACTAGAACAAGAGGCCAATGAGAACAACATGCTGAAACAGACTTGCCTAGCTCCTTCTAAAAAGCCTCAACCTCAAAATAAGGTACCTAACTGTAATATAATTTAG